TGTATTTCAGGTAAATCCAGAAGAATTTTTTACAAGTGGTCATACTAACAATTGGGCGGTACTTGTGGACACGTCTAGGTTCTGGTTCAACTACCGCCATGTGGCTAATGTGTTGTCTATATACAGGAGTGTCAAACGCCTGGGCATCCCAGACAGGTACCTAACTATCTGTATTCATAAATACTGCTATTAATGGGTTCTAAAGCAGAAATTGCTCAATCGGGTATAAGACTATCATATGGTGTTGGACTGTTGGAAGTGaaaaaagtgagaaaaaaaatgacatcactATTTATGAAGCTTTCAGAAATTAATTAGCACCTGTAGCATTATATTGTTGCATTACACATTCTACCATACTGTATTTGATATCTATAAATGATCTTATTACATTTCTCTCTTGTACTAGTGGCTTTTCTTAGTCTGGGTGACTTTTTATCTATAAAACTTGTAATCTGACAACCATAAAAGCAGTAGAAAAAACTTAACACTAGATATGAAATCCATTCTTTTTCTGTAGCCAAATTATCCTGATGGTGGCTGATGACATGGCTTGTAATCCTCGCAATCCTCGACCAGGTAGGTACTTCTAGGAGTTTAATCCTCACAGTCCTCAACCAGGAAGATACTCAAAGAGGTTTAATCCTTGCAATCCTTGTCCAGATAGGTACTCCCAGGGGTTTAATTCTTGCAATCCATGTCCAGATAGGTACTACCAGGGGTTTAATCCTCACAATCCTTGTCCAGATAGGTACTACCAGGGGTTTAATTCTTGCAATCCATGTCCAGATAGGTACTACCAGGGGTTTAATCCTCACAATCCTTGTCCAGATAGGTACTACCAGGGGTTTAATCCTCACAATCCTCGACTAGGTAGATACTCCAAGGGGTTTAATCCTCACAGTCCTCGCCCAGGTAGGTATTCCCAAGGGTTTAAATGTGGATGCAAATTAATGCATTGTATTGACTGTTAGTGCTGTAGCGTCTTTAAGCATTATTTTGATTGAACATCTTTCCTTCGTACATATCCATATTTTGTGgattttgatacaaaaattgATATGACTTTGCATCTAACAGGTGTAtaacacataaaatatattgcTATTGTTCCACCCAGTGGTACTCCTTCCAGCACAATCTAACAGGCATTCTGCACTTCCACACTTTTGACCTTTGGTTGAGcatttgcccctgtgaggaagactttAGGCTCTGTCCCCTGGGCCGAGACATACAAGAGTCTTATAAacatggtagttgctactcctgcttaatgCTCAGCGTTTTAGGGAGTGTGATGACAGAGTGTCCATTGTCAGAATAATGTGGCTGGACGAGGTGTCAAGCtggatgtctttggcagtatgtttcagtcaggtagcactataaagttgacATCAGATTCATGCGATCAAAAGGggacaaacacgaacataccgcagcctcaaaaaacacacacatacactacatgcATGCATCTCACTTACAAGGGAGGCTGTATacactacacgcatgcatctcaCTCACAAGGGAGGCCGTATACAATACACACAGGCATCTCACTCACAAGGGAGGCTGTATACACTACACACAGGCATCTCACTCACAAGGGAGGCCGTATACAATACACGCAGGCATCCCACACACAACGGAGGCTGTATACACTACACACAGGCATCTCACTCACAAGGGAGGCCGTATACAATACACGCAGGCATCCCACACACAACGGAGGCCGTATACACTACACACAGGCATCTCACTCACAAGGGAGGCCATATACAATACACGCAGGCATCTCACTCACAAGGGAGGCGGTATACAATACATGCAGACATCCCACATACAAGGGAGGCCATATACACTACACGCAGGCATCCCACACACAAGGGAGGCCTATACAATACACGCAGGCATCCCACACACAAGGGAGACCGTATACACTACACGCAGGCATCCCACACACAAGGAAGACCGTATACAATACACGCATGCATCTCACTCACAAGGGAGGCCGTATACAATACATGCAGGCATCTCGCTCACAAGGGAGGCCGTATACAATACACGCAGGCATCCCACACACAAAGGAGGCCTATACAATACACGCAGGCATCCCACACACAACGGAGGCCATATACAATACACGCAGGCATTCCACACACAACGGAGGCCTATACAATACACGCAGGCATCCCACACGCAAGGGAGGCCATATACAATGCACGCAGGCATCTCACATTcaggggaggccatccttaaatgaccttagttgttgataggatgttaaacaatacaaaaccaaaccaaattgatGCTCATGCTGCTGTTATTAGCATTTTCTCACATAATTCACAGGGTTATCCTGTGGTTGGTAGGAAAAGgttaatagaatctttcaccccttttgggatgagatagggggatctcaacccgagggtGGAAATTGTAAAATTCCTAAACACGAGGCTTCCGAGTATTTGGGAACTTAACAATCTctccccgagggttgagatccccctatctcatcccaataaggggtgaatgattatttttctcttaccctgttttccaatcgTAGTGTGAATCAAATCGaaacgtatgtaaacaacaacacgtggaTGGCAGATAActgttgtgataaggctgcagcagaCGTTTTACATCTTacaatgttgatttcatacaaaatatagtacGGATAAGCTTGTCAAAATgaacaccaaacactcagttaactctgatgattaatacttattttaaatTGAACATTTTCACTTCGTTTTAAATCTTCCtcaaataccgtatttgacctaataagggcgcgggtaattggcagtgggggcgcccttattaagattagttattctgaaacagactataccttatagcagaatacccaaggctgtggaaacggtaaaatattcagtcataaaaatattccagatgaagatatctattcattatcatatatcaaGCTTAAACgtcacttgaatattcctgtaaacttttaaaccatgccagctgatctttagaccagagaacgtgtgttccaccatttatgttcaaatggaatgcttttgtgttctatttatagacacaggtgatttcccagatcatatcagacatcgttttctttgacctaataattgatttacaatgtcttttactagctttctgttctgaacaaaagttatttatcaacaagaatgaagtcttttactttatctttaaataaagatggtaagttattatttgtatgtgtgtttagtttcgggtgctctttgcactgacatgtcatctgtagaatagacaaaatgtggcgaaaacttgtgttcgAGTTAcctaatttgctgaagaaaattgaacacataaagtagcaaaacttttcacaggaattattacttttgaaccccattttgacactcggtcaaagatttatttccttgaaaaaaggttggggcgcccttattaggtcaaatacggtagtAGGCAAATAGGTAAACAAGCAGACGAACACATACATGTGTAGCCCCTTAAAAGTAGTTCGGGTCAGgttatagtgacgtcaccctatccagaacaagagcacgttcaaagagcacatgtagcttgtcttttccctagggtgagataagaaaatctcaccctggtaaaactgcggatatccctgtccagggtaagagaaaaattgATCTCACACGGGGGTAAAGACAGGTATTATGCGCTATATGATGCTGCTCACAATAATgtaacatcatcattttacgttgagtaaccgtcgttaatgatgacgtcatcaattttgatgcaCATTGCTAGGAGCATTGTAGATGGCACAATGAAAAACTTTCCTAAAAACTTTCCTTGCAAGTAGGCGAGAAAAATAATAGATCTGTTCCACAAACAATGATATCTCAACCCTTGTGTAAGAGTTTAACTGGTCAAAATCTTACACTCtcgttgagatatccctgtccacagaacagaccaatgttagattctattaattCCCCTTCCCCACTATTTCTTGAATAATGCTTCCAATTATGGGTAACCCCAGTGCTCGTTGAACTAACAGAGGGCTAACAGAGTACAGGTGAATTAGTTGGAAAATGACTCTTGATTAAAATTTGTATTCTAATCTCTTAGATTGATACTTTGTTAATGTTTGAGATTTTCACTATCTCATAAGCTATTTCTCTTGTTTTGTAGCAACTGTCTTCAATAATGCAAACCAACAGATCAATGTGTACGGGGATGATGTAGAGGTGGACTATAGGGGGTACGAGGTAGGTGTCTGATGTGTGTCTTACAACAGATATATAGACATTAGTCAGATGCAACaaaacaatgtcatgtacattTTATAGTACCATAGAAGTTGGTTAGTGAGAATGATTTTATGCTTCTGTTGCACTTACCAGGTAACAGTTGAGAACTTCATCCGAGTCCTGACAGGTCGGCTGCCACCAAGTACACCGCGGTCCAAACGACTGTTAACAGACGAGAGGAGTAACGTTCTTGTTTATATGACTGGTAAGAGAGACTACATATCTATCCTAGATTTGACCTGTGTCTGTTAACTCTGCCTAAAGTCTTATGTTTACTTGTAGGTCATGGCGGAGATGGGTTCCTGAAGTTTCAGGATGCTGAGGAAATTTCCAATGTAGAGTTGGCTGACGCTTTTGAGCAGATGTGGCAGAAAAGGAGGTTAGGCATGAAACAGATGTTTAAACCTGATATCAGCATTCTACACATAGTTAcagatacataattatatattgatacatgGATATGTTCAGTGTATACTGTAAGAAGTTAAAAGTAGAATTTCATTTGATGACATTTGTAAAGGAAAATGACATTAGAAAAAATTTGTGAAGTATGGTCATGGTAAAACAAGAACTGAACAAAAGGTTATTTCTTGTCAGCAATATTGAATCTAATTTTGCTGTCCATGTTTGATAATGCTGCCCATTTATTTCATCTCTTAAGAAATATTTGAGGCAAAACCAAGTCTTAACACCGTTGTAAAAATCATGAGCAGTTTGAAGTGTAATTATCAgatgatataaatattaatacttaaacatattaatttttaaactctcaaattttagcgcataaCTGAACGTAAGTAGGTTAGTGCAATGAAGAATTAGCACGCTCACAGTAGTggatacatgtaaatgttaacattatttattttacaacaattgcgaaacaagttatatcaacttatattaatcacgcttgttggcccagatgggAACGCGTGAGGGGTCTtgctgtgggaggaaaccggagtacctggggaaaacccatgtggtcgggcaggtgaccccataccttttcacgtcaaattggggaatcaaaccccagccgcctaggtgaaaggcaagtgtgttaacactgtgccATCCGACCACCAGAAGTTGGTGATAAGGTGGCTAGGAGGTATGCTCACGGTAGTGGTGGTGGGGTAACGCTCACAGTAGGGGATGGTCGGGTGGCATGCTCACAGTAGGGGATGGTCGGGTGGCATGCTCACAGTagtggtggtcgggtggcatGCTCACAGTAGGGGATGGTCGGGTGGCATGCTCTCAGTagtggtggtcgggtggcatGCTCACAGTAGTGGTGGTCGGGTAACGCTCACAGTAGTGGGTGGCTGGGTGGTATCTTCACATTAGTTGGTGGACGGGTTGTTGGGTGGCTGGGTGGCACCCTCACAGCTgtggtggtcgggtggcacgcTTACAGTAGTGGTGGTCAGGTGGCATGCTCATATTAGTGAGTGGATGGGTTGTTGGGTGGCTGGGTGGCACACGCACAGTAGTGGATGATTGGGTGGTATGCTCACAGTAGTGGTGGTCGAGTAATGCTCACAGTAGTGGTGGTCGGGTAATGCTCACAGTAGTGGTGGTCAGATAGCTGGGTGGCATGTTCACAGTAGTGGGTGGTTGGGTGGCATGCTCACAGTAGTGGTGGTCGGGTAACGCTCACAGTAGTGGATGATTGGGTGGCATGCTCACAGTAGTGGTGGTTGGGTGGCATGCTCACAGTAGTGGTGGTCGGGTAACGCTCACAGTAGTGGGTGGTTGGGTGGCATGCTCACAGTAGTGGATGATTGGGTGGCATGCTCACAGTAGTGGATGATTGGGTGGCATGCTCACAGTAGTGGTGGTCGAGTAATGCTCACAGTAGTGGATGATTGGGTGGCATGCTCACAGTAGTGGTGGTCGAGTAATGCTCACAGTAGTGGATGATTGGGTGGCATGCTCACAGTagtggtggtcgggtggcatGCTCACAGTAGTGGTGGTCGGGTAACGCTCACAGTAGTGGATGATTGGGTGGCATGCTCACAGTAGTGGTGGTTGGGTGGCATGCTCACAGTAGTGGGTGGTTGGGTGGCATGCTCACAGTAGTGGTGGTCGGGTAACGCTAACAGTagtgggtggtcgggtggcatgCTCACAGTAGTGGATGATTGGGTGGCATGCTCACAGTAGTGGTGGTCGGGTAACGCTCACAGTAGTGGATGATTGGGTGGCATGCTCACAGTagtggtggtcgggtggcatGCTCACAGTAGTGGGTGGTCGAGTAATGCTCACAGTagtggtggtcgggtggcatGCTCACAGTagtggtggtcgggtggcatGCTCACAGTAGTGGGTGGTCGAGTAATGCTCACAGTAGTGGTGGTTGGGTGGCATTCTCACAGTAGTGGTGGTCAGATAGTTGGGTGGCATGCTCACAGTAGTGGTGGTTGGGTGGCATTCTCACAGTAgtgggtggtcaggtggcatGCTCACAGTAGTGGTGGTTGGGTGGCATGCTCACAGTAGTGGTGGTCGGGTAACGCTCACAGTagtgggtggtcgggtggcatgGTTCAATTTCCCTTATTTGATGTAATAAGGAATTGGGTAACCTGCCCAACCACCGgtgttttctctgggtactctaGTTTCCTCTCACAGTAAAACATCTTGAGAGCctccatctgggccaacaagtATGATTAATAGAATTTAATGAAACTTATTTGCAattactgtaaaataaataaagcttaCATTTTGATATACACAACAATTGGAGGAAGACTTTCAATGGCAAAAGCACTAAAATAAGATGACTACAGAAGtatgtatgtgtacagtaaTCTAGTTGATAGATAATGCTGACTGTGTTTGTGTGACATAGGTACCATGAGCTCTTCTACATGATTGACACCTGCCAGGCGGAGTCTATGTTTCAAAAGTTTTACTCACCTAACATCTTGGCTGTGGCCAGCAGTAAGATTGGCGAGGACTCACTGTCAGTAAGTTATCAGTGTTCTTGGAGCCTGACAATTTCAGATATATTCAGGGTGGTTTAAAACTTGTAATCATAATATGGAATCAACCGAACATACACACAGtggaaaaaaattgtaaaaatgtaatttgcACAAATTTGTTAATGGAGTCAACTGTACTTATACATTAAATACATGTGATGATTGGTTATTTTGAGGTAATGCTAGAGTCTTCAGTAATATATCAATTGGATAAATGTTGTATCATGAGTTTGAACTGTTTTAGTGCAATAAGAATTGATACAGTCTTCTACTGATGCTTGTATGATATGAGTGTTAACTTTTGTTTACAGCACCATGTAGACCCGACCATTGGTGTGTTTGTGATTGATAGATATACTTACTATGCACTAGAGTTTCTTGAGTCTGCCAAACCTGATAGCAAGAAGACAATGGGACAGTTTGTAAGTCTAACCCAATTCATACACATAGAATCATAGTGATGCACATCATGTGTATTGCGTTATAAATTAAAGACAATATCaacaatgtatcatattgatTGATCTTGAAATATTCTGCTGCAAATACTGGAGGTGCTCACAACTAAGACCCTTCTCTAACTTGTGCACCAGACTAACTagtgggtggggtggggggtgggggtgggggggggtcttatttttggtaaaatgtgGTAGATAATCTCCAATACCTGTAGGTCATCCCCATAGCTGTATGAATATCACCTGATCTAATTAAATGCAAGTTACATTAAGTGCAAGTTAACGACTTACAAATTTTGTAAATGTAGTAAAACATTCTGGAATGTTTTGTTACTGCACAACATAGAAACTTTCAGAACGCTCAGTTATGGTCAGACTAATGCATAATTCCGGTTTGAACTATTTAGTGTGTAatgatatgttttgtgtgtacagCTAAAGGTATGTCAACCTTCCCAGTGTTCATCAACTGTGAGTACACGTAAAGACCTATTTCCAAGGGACCCTGACAAAGTTCTTCTCACCGACTTTTTTGGCAGTGTGCGTAATGTAGAGCTCCTCACCGATACCATACAGCTGGAGAAtgttacaggggagacaatccaGCACTGCAGGTATTACACTCCAAACTGGACTGAGAATACTGTTATCAATCaagtaaaaatatcaaattaccaAATAGTGAAGCCTCATTAGACCATTAGTGTTCACATTGCCATCTGAAACTGAGAGAATGTTCAAGCCCTTTGTTTTATTCTTTGTTAACTATTAATCAAACTTCTGACAATCagtgttatttttatacacacGTCCTGTGCTAACTCTTGAGAAGTTTTCATGATTGTCAGATGAGTGGTTCTGAAAAGATTTGTTTTGAATTCcaacatttcataaaacaatATGCATTTCACTGTAATTGAAATTAGAATATGTTTTCATCATACATAATTATTTAACTATTTATAACAATTTCTAATGGCAGGAGGCAAAACCCCTGAGCTGATCATTAATTTTCAGTAGAAAACtaaaagtacattgtacatatgaagaaagaagggaaaaaacaACTTAATAACTGTATACTTCCTGAAAGAATGCCTGGACTGTAGTAAATTCTAGAATTAGAATCTGGTTCTCTTTCATACTGTCTACTATATATTAAGTTAAAGATGGCCAACTAGCACATTTCtcaaatttgtgattttttgttcTGTTTGTAGTCATAaggaaaatttcaatttacaaggatatacttttttttatttggcaGTAAGGAGACATGTGAAGAGGAAAAAGGAGAGAGGCTTGTCTATGCTGACCAATTTCCTATGCCAATCTGAGAGTATTTGTCATCTTTCTGGACATCTGACTTAGGACTGGAGATTTAAAAGATCGCCCAGTTTCCTAAGGATAATGCATTGTCATCTTTCTGGAAATTACTCAAGGCTGAAAATTTGAGGGCTGACCTATCTCAACAGATTTCTTTCCTATATATGCCTTATTATTCTGGACTCCTGGTCCAAGAGAGAAGGGTAGATCTGACAAAGTCTCTTTACCCATTGTTAGGTCATCAGACATATTCTAGACATCAGCTTTGTGGCAGACAAGGGCCTTTTTGTTTATCGAGGTCAAAACGGTTGACCATAGTTGTTCGTTACGAAACAATGACAGTCCAAGTGATTTTATGTTGCTTTGGGACAAGTCTGTTGAAC
The window above is part of the Pecten maximus chromosome 2, xPecMax1.1, whole genome shotgun sequence genome. Proteins encoded here:
- the LOC117321343 gene encoding GPI-anchor transamidase-like yields the protein MAAPIRVPGCCRHLQLTVILTLLVFCSYSESVNPEEFFTSGHTNNWAVLVDTSRFWFNYRHVANVLSIYRSVKRLGIPDSQIILMVADDMACNPRNPRPATVFNNANQQINVYGDDVEVDYRGYEVTVENFIRVLTGRLPPSTPRSKRLLTDERSNVLVYMTGHGGDGFLKFQDAEEISNVELADAFEQMWQKRRYHELFYMIDTCQAESMFQKFYSPNILAVASSKIGEDSLSHHVDPTIGVFVIDRYTYYALEFLESAKPDSKKTMGQFLKVCQPSQCSSTVSTRKDLFPRDPDKVLLTDFFGSVRNVELLTDTIQLENVTGETIQHCSKETCEEEKGERLVYADQFPMPI